One window of the Vigna radiata var. radiata cultivar VC1973A chromosome 1, Vradiata_ver6, whole genome shotgun sequence genome contains the following:
- the LOC106764085 gene encoding uncharacterized protein LOC106764085 isoform X2, which translates to MALLSHICISHFSSITPSSSFSVSPTTFLQCSWLSTDSGNIRATNLCSNFNSLHCGKTLLRHRHNSPCFSMPSSSSSSSSSSHSRTSWDETGKRSKRVWIWTTNKQVMTAAVERGWNTFVFPSHHRQLAQEWSSIAVICPLFVNEGEVLDEQNKRVATIFDVSNPEELEGLRPEDEQAETIVVNLLDWQVIPAENIIAAFQRSQKTVFAISNNTSEAQVFLEALEHGLDGIVMKIEDVEAVLELKAYFDRRIEESNLLSLTKATVTHIQVAGMGDRVCVDLCSLMRPGEGLLVGSFARGLFLVHSECLESNYIASRPFRVNAGPVHAYVAVPGNRTSYLSELKSGKEVIVVDQQGHQRIAIVGRVKIESRPLILVEAKIESDNQTISILLQNAETVALVCPPQGNTLSKTAIPVTSLKVGDETLLRIQGVMMVE; encoded by the exons ATGGCACTGCTGTCACATATTTGCATCTCTCACTTCTCTTCTATTACACCTTCTTCATCTTTCTCCGTTTCACCAACCACTTTCCTCCAATGCTCTTGGTTGTCCACAGACTCTGGAAACATTCGAGCCACAAACCTTTGTTCCAACTTTAATTCTCTTCATTGTGGAAAGACCCTTTTGCGGCATAGGCATAATAGTCCTTGTTTCTCAAtgccatcttcttcttcttcttcttcttcttcttctcattctcGGACATCGTGGGATGAGACTGGTAAACGATCCAAGAGAGTGTGGATATGGACCACGAACAAGCAGGTAATGACTGCGGCAGTAGAGAGAGGATGGAATACTTTTGTTTTCCCATCACACCATCGGCAACTTGCTCAAGAATGGTCTT CAATTGCAGTAATATGCCCACTTTTTGTTAATGAGGGAGAGGTTTTGGATGAACAGAATAAAAGGGTAGCCACAATTTTTGACGTTTCAAACCCAGAGGAGCTAGAGGGACTTAGACCAGAGGATGAACAGGCAGAGACCATTGTAGTTAATTTACTAGATTGGCAG GTAATACCTGCTGAAAATATAATAGCTGCATTTCAAAGAAGCCAAAAGACCGTGTTTGCCATATCTAATAATACATCTGAAGCTCAGGTGTTTCTTGAG GCGCTTGAACATGGTTTAGATGGCATAGTTATGAAGATTGAAGACGTTGAAGCTGTTCTTGAGCTAAAG GCATATTTTGACAGAAGAATTGAAGAAAGCAATCTACTGAGCTTGACTAAAGCCACTGTGACACATATTCAAGTGGCTGGAATGGGGGATCGTGTTTGTGTAGATCTCTGCAGTCTCATGAGACCTGGTGAAGGACTTCTG GTTGGATCTTTTGCCAGAGGATTATTTCTTGTTCACTCAGAATGCTTGGAGTCAAATTACATTGCAAGTAGGCCTTTCCGGGTGAATGCA GGACCAGTGCATGCCTATGTTGCTGTTCCAGGAAACAGAACATCCTACCTGTCAGAATTGAAGTCGGGAAAAGAAGTTATTGTTGTTGATCAGCAGGGTCACCAACGAATTGCTATTGTTGGGCGTGTAAAGATAGAAAGTAGACCACTAATCCTAGTGGAGgcaaag ATAGAATCAGATAATCAAACTATCAGCATCCTTTTACAAAATGCAGAAACAGTTGCATTGGTTTGTCCCCCACAAG GAAATACACTGTCAAAAACAGCCATTCCAGTGACCTCACTCAAAGTTGGAGATGAAACTCTTTTGAGAATACAAGGAG TTATGATGGTAGAGTAG
- the LOC106764085 gene encoding uncharacterized protein LOC106764085 isoform X1, with the protein MALLSHICISHFSSITPSSSFSVSPTTFLQCSWLSTDSGNIRATNLCSNFNSLHCGKTLLRHRHNSPCFSMPSSSSSSSSSSHSRTSWDETGKRSKRVWIWTTNKQVMTAAVERGWNTFVFPSHHRQLAQEWSSIAVICPLFVNEGEVLDEQNKRVATIFDVSNPEELEGLRPEDEQAETIVVNLLDWQVIPAENIIAAFQRSQKTVFAISNNTSEAQVFLEALEHGLDGIVMKIEDVEAVLELKAYFDRRIEESNLLSLTKATVTHIQVAGMGDRVCVDLCSLMRPGEGLLVGSFARGLFLVHSECLESNYIASRPFRVNAGPVHAYVAVPGNRTSYLSELKSGKEVIVVDQQGHQRIAIVGRVKIESRPLILVEAKIESDNQTISILLQNAETVALVCPPQGNTLSKTAIPVTSLKVGDETLLRIQGGARHTGIEIQEFIVEK; encoded by the exons ATGGCACTGCTGTCACATATTTGCATCTCTCACTTCTCTTCTATTACACCTTCTTCATCTTTCTCCGTTTCACCAACCACTTTCCTCCAATGCTCTTGGTTGTCCACAGACTCTGGAAACATTCGAGCCACAAACCTTTGTTCCAACTTTAATTCTCTTCATTGTGGAAAGACCCTTTTGCGGCATAGGCATAATAGTCCTTGTTTCTCAAtgccatcttcttcttcttcttcttcttcttcttctcattctcGGACATCGTGGGATGAGACTGGTAAACGATCCAAGAGAGTGTGGATATGGACCACGAACAAGCAGGTAATGACTGCGGCAGTAGAGAGAGGATGGAATACTTTTGTTTTCCCATCACACCATCGGCAACTTGCTCAAGAATGGTCTT CAATTGCAGTAATATGCCCACTTTTTGTTAATGAGGGAGAGGTTTTGGATGAACAGAATAAAAGGGTAGCCACAATTTTTGACGTTTCAAACCCAGAGGAGCTAGAGGGACTTAGACCAGAGGATGAACAGGCAGAGACCATTGTAGTTAATTTACTAGATTGGCAG GTAATACCTGCTGAAAATATAATAGCTGCATTTCAAAGAAGCCAAAAGACCGTGTTTGCCATATCTAATAATACATCTGAAGCTCAGGTGTTTCTTGAG GCGCTTGAACATGGTTTAGATGGCATAGTTATGAAGATTGAAGACGTTGAAGCTGTTCTTGAGCTAAAG GCATATTTTGACAGAAGAATTGAAGAAAGCAATCTACTGAGCTTGACTAAAGCCACTGTGACACATATTCAAGTGGCTGGAATGGGGGATCGTGTTTGTGTAGATCTCTGCAGTCTCATGAGACCTGGTGAAGGACTTCTG GTTGGATCTTTTGCCAGAGGATTATTTCTTGTTCACTCAGAATGCTTGGAGTCAAATTACATTGCAAGTAGGCCTTTCCGGGTGAATGCA GGACCAGTGCATGCCTATGTTGCTGTTCCAGGAAACAGAACATCCTACCTGTCAGAATTGAAGTCGGGAAAAGAAGTTATTGTTGTTGATCAGCAGGGTCACCAACGAATTGCTATTGTTGGGCGTGTAAAGATAGAAAGTAGACCACTAATCCTAGTGGAGgcaaag ATAGAATCAGATAATCAAACTATCAGCATCCTTTTACAAAATGCAGAAACAGTTGCATTGGTTTGTCCCCCACAAG GAAATACACTGTCAAAAACAGCCATTCCAGTGACCTCACTCAAAGTTGGAGATGAAACTCTTTTGAGAATACAAGGAGGTGCTCGGCATACAGGAATAGAAATTCAAGAATTTATAGTTGAGAAATGA